TCATCTTCTTCATTTGCTCAAACTGCTTAATGAGTTGATTCACGTCGTTGATGGTTGTCCCACTTCCGGTTGCAATGCGTTTACGTCGGCTTGCGTTAATGATCTGTGGCTTCAGACGTTCGTCAACCGTCATTGAGAGAATAATGGCCTCGATTTGTTTAAATTGGTCTTCATCCACCTCGACATCCTTCAATTGTTTGCCCATCCCTGGAATCATGCCCAAGAGATCGGTGAGCGACCCCATTTTTTTGATTCGTTGGAGTTGGTCATAAAAGTCCTGAAGGTTAAAGTCGGCAGTTGCGAGTTTTTTTTGCAGTTTAGCCGCTTCTTTTTCTTCAAATTGGGCTTGTGCCTTTTCCACGAAGGAAACCACATCTCCCATGCCCAATATCCGCTGCGCCATCCGATCGGGAAAGAACGGCGTTAAGGCATCCATCTTTTCGCCCGTAGAAGCAAACTTGATGGGTTTATGTACGACAGACCGAATGGAGAGCGCCGCCCCACCCCGTGTATCACCATCCAATTTTGTTAAAACGACACCATCAAAATCCAACCGCTCATTAAAGGTTTTGGCGGTATTAACGGCATCCTGCCCCGTCATTGAGTCCACGACGAAGAGAATTTCGTCTGGATTGACGGCATTTTTAATATTCTCCACCTCTTGCATCATGGCCTCGTCCACCGCCAAACGTCCAGCAGTGTCCACGATGATGACATCCCGACCATTTTTGCGCCCAAACTCGACGGCGTCTTTTGCTACCCGTACAGCATCTTTAACGGGCATACCGTCTTCTTGCATCAAGGCATGTACCGGAACACCTACTTGCTCTGCCAAAACGGTAAGTTGTTGTACCGCAGCCGGACGATACACGTCGGCAGCCGCCAAGAGTGGTGAGTGGCCTTGAGACTTGAGAAATAAGGCTAACTTACCGCAAAAGGTGGTTTTACCAGAGCCTTGGAGACCTGCCACCAAAATAACGGTAGGGGGTTTATTGCTTTTGTTGATGCCAACTTGTTCGCTTCCTAACAAGAAGACAAGTTCATCATATACAATTTTGGTGAGTAACTGTCCCGGACGAACAGCCGAAATCACCTTTTGCCCAAGGGCTTCTTCTTTCACTTTATCGGTAAACGTGCGCGCCACTTGGTAGTTTACGTCGGCATCAAGTAGGGCACGGCGTATTTCGCGCATCGTCTCGGCGATGTTCAACTCATTAATACTGCCTTGCCCTCGTAGGGTCTGAAACGCAGCGTCTAACTTCTCTTGGAGGTTCTCGAACATGTGTTTTGGAAGATTTTGCTTTTTTGTCCAGAACGGCAAGATACAAAACCTTTATTTTTATCACCTCATAAACACCCCCTTTATGAAGACCTATTCACATTAGATTTTCAAAATCTTAACAAAGAGAATTATCGTGCCGATATCTTCATCGCAACATCAACTTAACGTCAAACTTTTTTCAGAAACGGCCTTGGTTGGTATGGGGCGCGTAGGAAGAGCCTTAGCTTGGGCGATGTACGAATCCCAATGGCCGCTATCTTCGCTCTATGGGCGAAGCGCCCAAACGGATCTCCCTTTGCCCGTTCAAAAGCTAAACACATGCCAAAATACAACAGCAAAATTTTGGATCCTCTGCGTGCCCGACGACCAAATCCCATCGGTAACCATGGAGCTATCCGGTTTTCAAGAAAATTGGGAAGGGTACATCGTCGCACATACTTCTGGCATACATTCCGCCAAGTCTTTGGAATTGTTGCGCAAACAAGGGGCTTCCGTCATGAGTTTTCATCCTCTGCAATCTTTTCCACCAAGAGCGACGCCAGACCTCTTTAAAGATATTTTTATAGTCCTCGAAGGCGACCAAGCGGCTCTTGATGTTGGGGCAGCATTGGCCACTCACCTTGGCGCACAACCCCGCACCATTTCTTCAGATGCCAAACCCGCTTACCACATGGCCGCTTCGATGGTCTCAAATTTCACCGTAGCGCTGATGGGGATCGTACATGAGGTTTTGTCCGAAATTGGGTTTTCCGAGCATGACGCACGACATTTGTTACAGCCCCTTTTATCTGGAACCTTACAAAATCTGTCTCGTTACTCGGCAGAGGTCGCCCTAACTGGCCCCATTGTGCGAGGCGACACACACACCATTGCACAACACCTAAAGGCATTATCCAGCGAACATCTTGCCCAATTTGCATTGTTTTACCATGTCTTGGCCGCCGAAACAACGCGATTGGCCTTAAAAAGCGGACGTTTATCCAATGAGCAAGCTATCCCGATTTTAGACCTTATCCGATCTCACCTCCAACAAACTGATTCTTAACCACCGATGTCCCTCAACGCCATTCGTATTGAAGCCGTCCAGCAATCCCAATTGGATTCTTTCCGCGCCTTGGCCATTGGCGCATACCTTGGTTCTTATCCGTATCTTTGGACACCCGAAAATTTGCAACGATATTTGGATTTAGAGTACAGCCAAGAACGGCTTCTCCGTTTCTTCACCGATCCAAATAGTGCAGTATGGTGGACATTTTTAAACGAAAAACCTGTTGGATATACTGTCGTTAGAAAACGTGCCCTGATCCAGCCAGAAGACAAAACCGTTGCATTC
This genomic stretch from Rhodothermia bacterium harbors:
- a CDS encoding DUF2520 domain-containing protein is translated as MPISSSQHQLNVKLFSETALVGMGRVGRALAWAMYESQWPLSSLYGRSAQTDLPLPVQKLNTCQNTTAKFWILCVPDDQIPSVTMELSGFQENWEGYIVAHTSGIHSAKSLELLRKQGASVMSFHPLQSFPPRATPDLFKDIFIVLEGDQAALDVGAALATHLGAQPRTISSDAKPAYHMAASMVSNFTVALMGIVHEVLSEIGFSEHDARHLLQPLLSGTLQNLSRYSAEVALTGPIVRGDTHTIAQHLKALSSEHLAQFALFYHVLAAETTRLALKSGRLSNEQAIPILDLIRSHLQQTDS
- the ffh gene encoding signal recognition particle protein, which gives rise to MFENLQEKLDAAFQTLRGQGSINELNIAETMREIRRALLDADVNYQVARTFTDKVKEEALGQKVISAVRPGQLLTKIVYDELVFLLGSEQVGINKSNKPPTVILVAGLQGSGKTTFCGKLALFLKSQGHSPLLAAADVYRPAAVQQLTVLAEQVGVPVHALMQEDGMPVKDAVRVAKDAVEFGRKNGRDVIIVDTAGRLAVDEAMMQEVENIKNAVNPDEILFVVDSMTGQDAVNTAKTFNERLDFDGVVLTKLDGDTRGGAALSIRSVVHKPIKFASTGEKMDALTPFFPDRMAQRILGMGDVVSFVEKAQAQFEEKEAAKLQKKLATADFNLQDFYDQLQRIKKMGSLTDLLGMIPGMGKQLKDVEVDEDQFKQIEAIILSMTVDERLKPQIINASRRKRIATGSGTTINDVNQLIKQFEQMKKMMKTMTKLTGKGRQVNMKNLTTGRKLR
- a CDS encoding GNAT family N-acetyltransferase, with the translated sequence MSLNAIRIEAVQQSQLDSFRALAIGAYLGSYPYLWTPENLQRYLDLEYSQERLLRFFTDPNSAVWWTFLNEKPVGYTVVRKRALIQPEDKTVAFLHRLYLLPEAQGLGIGQGLYQKAAHFAQAAGETEIWLYCMASAPAVLFYRRNGYKTVRTTYYDRIPMRNREISKILVMKKSLIL